In a genomic window of Methanosarcina horonobensis HB-1 = JCM 15518:
- a CDS encoding Maf family nucleotide pyrophosphatase: MRKIILASASPRRKELLKQLIGDNFVVYPSSYEEPPLQGLSPEELLLKHSIEKARDVSKHFDSGIVISADTSVLYNGEILGKPDSPENAEKMLAKLSGKKFRVVTGLTVLDLDSGKEVSESESTNVWLVELSKERISAYIRTGEPLDKAGAFAAQGKGAVLVERTEGDFFNAVGLPLFRLGKILERFGVSVFDEGFS; this comes from the coding sequence ATGCGTAAGATAATTCTCGCGTCCGCATCCCCAAGGCGAAAAGAACTGCTTAAACAGCTGATCGGAGATAATTTTGTTGTTTACCCGAGTTCTTATGAAGAACCTCCTCTACAGGGTCTAAGCCCTGAAGAGCTGCTTCTGAAGCACTCTATCGAGAAAGCCAGGGATGTGTCAAAGCACTTTGATTCCGGGATTGTGATCTCTGCCGATACCTCGGTGCTCTATAATGGGGAAATCCTGGGAAAGCCCGACTCTCCTGAAAATGCTGAAAAAATGCTGGCAAAGCTTAGCGGAAAAAAGTTCAGGGTCGTAACCGGGCTTACAGTTCTGGACCTTGACAGCGGGAAGGAAGTAAGCGAATCCGAATCAACTAATGTCTGGCTGGTTGAATTAAGCAAAGAGCGGATTTCAGCTTACATCAGGACGGGAGAACCTCTGGATAAAGCAGGAGCTTTTGCAGCTCAGGGAAAAGGAGCAGTCCTGGTAGAAAGGACCGAAGGGGATTTCTTTAATGCAGTGGGGCTTCCTCTCTTTCGGCTTGGAAAGATCCTGGAAAGGTTTGGGGTGTCGGTGTTTGATGAAGGCTTTTCCTGA